The sequence CAGTTTCCTGCGTATCGTGAGGCTGCCGAACAAGTCCGAAAGGCGTATGAGCAGCAGGGTCTTTACCGGATTTGCCTGGGTGTCGCTACCGCAGCTATCCTGGGCGAGGCCTACCTGTTTCTGCACAAACCGCAGCCCCGCCCGACCAGTTTTTTCTGGCGGCCGTCGGCTACCAGTTATGGTTTAACGATCGGCTATCGATTCTGACTGTCATGTGCTAAATTTACCGTCAGTTACGTTTGATTGCCTTATGATGCGCCGTCACCCTATCTTCAACGCTGCCTTCTGCCTATTGATGGCCTGTGCCTGGCTTTGGGGATGCGGCGCCTGGGAACTGCCGCCGCTGAAAACGCAGCGTATTTGCGAGAAACCAGGTGCGAAACTCATCGTCGACGCCAATCAGCTTCAGGTAAAATTATCGCTGGGTGAAACCCACGACATCGACAGTGTGCGCTGGGATTTCGGCGACGGAACCACCCAGAAGACCAACGCACAGATGAGCGTGTCACGTACCTACTCGGTTCCCAATACGTATACGGTCAACGCGATCCTGATCAACACCTGTGGCGACCAGATTCCGCTTTCGCAGGTGGTTAAGGTAACCAACGTGGTGAAACCCTCCATTGTAACGCTGGAAGACCCGGATTTTTTGTATACAACAGCCCGTGTGCGCGTTCAACTGGTTAGTACCGGCAATGCGGCCATCACCCGTTATGGCGTTTGCTGGTCGGCTACGAACCCGTCTCCGAGTATCGAAAACGGGGATAGCAGTACGGTCGGCTCCGTACCGACCCCGGCCGTCAATACCCCAATCACGGTGCCGCTGACTCGTTTGCAGGCCAATACCACCTATTGGTTTCGGGCGTTTGCCATGAACGCCGAAGGGCAGATCGGCTACGGCCTGACGCTCGATCGCCGCACCAACCGGTACCCTGAGTTTGCCATTGCCGACGTAAGCTGCACCGCCGATTGCTTTACGACAGCGCATATCAATTGGCGAACAACCGACCCTGGCTTTCCACCGGTCACGCAATATGGGCTGGCTTATTCACTCACCAATAGCCTCCCCGAGGTAACTACCGGCCCATTTGTAGAGGCAGGCGGCCCTAACGTACCCATTGATCTGTCGGGGCTGCTAACTGGCCGGTCCTACTACATGCGGCTCTACGCCCGGACTACGGCAGGGGTTTATTACGCACCGGGACCGGCAGTAGTCTATCAAACCCAAAGCGCGCTCAACCGGAACCTGGTACTTGATCTGCCGTTCTTTGATCCACAATTCAATGCCCCCTCGCTCAATGATCAGAGTGGGAATAACAACGACGGCACCCAGAAAAATGGGTTTCCCCTCTACACAACCGACCGGAAGGAGTTAGCCCAGCACGCGCTCCGGTTGCAGGGACGCCCCAACGACTATTGCTACGTGGCCGATGCACCCTCACTTCGCCCGGATGCCCCGTTGTCCATCAGTATGTGGTTTCAGGTGGGCACCCCCGCGGATACCATGGCGCTGTTCAGTAAAGCACGGTTTGCCGACGGATCCGGTGAGCAATACAGCTGCCTGCTGACCAACCCGGATTCGCCGACTGAACGCGCCATTAGTGTCTTTCTCAGGCCGGGGACGAATTGCCCGCGAGGGGAGTCCGCCAGAACCATATCAGCTGTGTATAAGGTCCCACCTTTTGCCTACAAAGGCTGGAACCACTTGGTGATGACCTTTGGCAACTCGGCTGGAAGTGTAGTCGTAACGCTCTACCTGAATGGCGAAAAGCTAAACATATATACCTATAGTGTGGCCGAGTTGCTGGCCAACGACTGCCAGTTCGGCGAACTGAAATTCGGCGCATGCAACGCCCGGACGGCCTATTATTTCAACGGCGCACTTGACGACATCCGGCTCTATCGGCGCGAACTGAGCGACTCGGAAGCAAAGGAACTGGCCAGTCAATAGGCTTCCATTAACTGCTCAACTCGCCGCGTAACGAAACGCCCAACTGCTGAGCAACCGTGCCGGGGTACGGAAATTGCCCCAGCAGTACCATCAGTTTTGTAATGGCGGCTTCGGTGGTCATATCGGCTCCGCTGACCACGCCAATCTGTTGTAAGCGCGTACTGGTTTGGTATTGCCCCTGCGTAACGCGGCCCCCTTCGCACTGCGACACGTTTACGATCACCACGCCCCGGCCAATGGTTTCGCTGAGGGCTTCGGCAAACCAGGGGTCTGTGGGGGCATTGCCCGCCCCAAAGGTTTCCAGCACAATACCGCGCAAACCCGGAATCGACAAAATCGCCTTGACGACGGCGGGGGTTATGCCGGGAAACAACTTCAGAATGGCCACCCGATCGTCGACTGCCGTTTGTATACCAAAGGGCTGACCAACGGCCTGCCGGGCAATGAAGGGCCGGTTATATTCGATACGTACCCCAGCCATCGCCAGATGCGGGTAATTTTCGGAATGGAAGGCGTTGAAATGAACGCTCTCCTGCTTCTTGGCCCGATTACCCCGCAGCAGCAACGAGTTGAAATAGAGGCAGACTTCGGGCACCACCGGGCGGCCATCCTGCCGGTCGGCGGCAATTTCGAGCGCCGTGAGCAGGTTTTCGCGGGCGTCGGTGCGCGCCACGCCGATCGGCAACTGAGCGCCCGTCAGAATCACCGGCTTACCCAGGTTTTCAAACATAAAGCTCAGCGCCGAGGCCGTGTAGGCCATCGTGTCGGTGCCGTGCAGGATGACGAAACTATCGAAGGCGTCGTAGTGGTCGTAGATAAGCTGCGCCAGACGTACCCAGACCGCCGGTTTCATATCCGACGAGTCGAGAATGGGCTCCAGCGTAATCAGGCTGATGTCGAAATCAAGGCGCTGAATTTCAGGCACCCGGTCAATCACCTGACTAAAGTCGAAGGGCATCAGTTGACCCGATTGCCGGTCGTAGACCATGCCGAGCGTACCGCCCGTGTAGATAACCAGCACCGACCCGGCCGGGTTAGGTGTTTTATTGAGTTGAAGCATGAAGTGTGTAAACCAGCCAGAGGCAGGCGGGCAACGAATTTAGAAAAAGGGCTGGTCGATATAGCCCAGATAGGCCGTGGGCAACAGCGCCGCGTGATAGTCGAGGATGGCCTCGCCCACGTTGGGATATAGATTCAGATCGGGCAGCGTATCGAGTGGCTGCCAGACAATGGCGCGGGCCGTGGTGTGTTCGGGGTTCAGGGCCGGATCGCCACCAAGCCAATCGCCCATGAACACGCAGTGTAGCACATCTTCGCGCCGCCCACCATTGTTGACGACCCCACAAAACAGCAGTTGCGATACCTGAATGCTAATGCCCAACTCTTCCTCCAACTCACGCTCGAGGGTCGCTTCCAGGTCTTCACCAGGGTCGGGGTTACCGCCGGGCAGCGCAAAAACGTCGGTGTCGCCGTAGCGGTAATGCATTAACAAAACGGAATCATTTTGGCGCAGAACAACAGCGGGACGAACTTTCATACGGTGAACGACTTCGTGGAAAACCAGACGTATCGGTGGCTGGCACCCATCACATGTCTCGGTACAGTAAGCTACAAATAAATTGGAATTTAGCCAAGGAAATGGCCAATATGGCCGAAAAAGTGCTTGGTGAGGAAATCCGAGGCAGCGGGGAAGTATGTAGTTTCATCGCTGGCCTTTTTGTGGAAATCATCTTGTAGATAGCAAGCTACCATGCGTCGTCTTTTTTGTACTGTTGGCCTATTGGCCGTTGCTTTCTGTGCTCAGGCGCAGGACGCGCTATTGATATTTTCCAAAACCAAAGGCTACCGCCACGCATCGATCGGGGCGGGCAAGCGCGCGATTATGAAGCTGGGTAGCGAGAACGGTTTCCGGACCGACACCACCGAAGATGCTTCGCAGTTCACGCTCGCCAACCTGAAGCGCTACAAAGCCGTGGTGTGGCTGTCGACCACCGGCGACGTGCTCGATTCACTGCAACAGCAAGCCTTTCAGCAATATATTCGGCAGGGGGGCGGCTACATTGGCGTTCATGCCGCTGCTGATACCGAATACGGCTGGCCGTGGTACAATCAGCTCTGCGGGGCCTACTTCCTGAGCCACCCCAAACAGCAGAATGCCGACGTGGTAGTGGTCAACAAAAAGCACCCCTCGACGAAAATGCTGCCTGATCGCTGGAAGCGGTTCGACGAGTGGTACAGCTACAAAAACATCGTTGAAGGCCCAACAGTGCTGGCCACGCTCGACGAAACCACCTACGAAGGCGGCAAGAACGGAGCCAACCACCCCATTGCCTGGTATCGTACGTTCGACGGGGGGCGCTCATTCTACACTGGTGGCGGCCACACCGACGAATCGTACACCGAACCCCTCTTCCTGCAACACCTCCTCGGCGGCATCCGCTGGACGATGGGGAAAAAATAAAGAGTGAACGAGCGAATGAGTGAAAGAGCGTTGACTGTAACAAACCACTCTTTCACTCATTCGCTCGTTCACTCTTTATTAAAGTGCCTTATAATCTTCGATCGCGGTGCGGATTACCTCGTGGGCTTCTTCGCGGCCGTAGATGCTGGCCAGTTCCATTACCGTGGGCTGGTCGGGCAGGTTTTTGTAGGTCAGGAAGTAGTGTTGCAGGCGGTCGATGATGCCGTCGGGCAGTTCGCTCAGGTCATTGAACGCTTCATACATGGCATCGCCTTTCAGCACGGCAATGATCTTGTCATCGGCCTCGCCTTTGTCGATCAGGCGGAAACCACCGATGGGGCGGGCCTGCAACAGAATGTCGCCGTGGGTGATGGTATATTCAGTCAGTACGCAGATGTCGAGCGGATCGCCGTCGCCTTCTTCGATGGTGCGGCCGGTTTTGTCGGAAGCCAGCTTGGCAATGCCATCGCCGCAGTAGGTCTGCGGGATGAAGCCGTACAGCGACGGAACGATGTTAGAATATTTCTGCGGACGATCGATTTTAAGGTAGCCGGTCTGCTTGTCGATTTCGTATTTGACCGTATCTGAAGGTACAATTTCAATGAACGCCGTCAGCAGGTCGGGGGCCGCGTCGCCGGGGGTAATGCCGTGCCAGGGATGCGCTTTCGACTGCGCCTTAACGGTGGTTTCGATTTCTTTGGTTGAGAATTCCGCTTGCATAATTGCTACTTGATAAAATTGTCTTATTCCGTGAAAGGGAAGGGCCTTAAAAACAATGTATCCCGGCAACCAGAACCCGTTAAGTGCTTCTTGCTGAAGCGGGTTATGATTGCCGGGATGGCCTGCGCGGCACGACTACCCGATTGATAACACAAAGATAAGACGAACCGGCAGCTAAACCGTCACTGTATCCGAGAAACCTATTTTTCGGGCAATTTGATACTCAGCGGTCCGGTTGGATGCCTGCCGGATATAGAGTTCCGCCAGGAAGCCCGCCAGGAAGAGTTGCACCCCTAAAACAATGGCGATCAGGGCGACATAAAACAGCGGATTATCGGTAGCATTCCGGTACCGCAGCCCCTGCGAAATATTGTACAATTTCTGGCCGACGATAACGACCGTACTGACCAGACCCAGGAAAAACGACAACGTACCCAGCCCCCCAAAGAAGTGCATAGGCCGCTTGCTGAATTTGTGGACGAAGGCAATCACCAGCATGTCGAGGAAGCCGTTGATGAAGCGCTCCAGCCCAAACTTGGTGCTGCCATATTTGCGGGCGCGGTGTTGAACCACCTTCTCGCCGATGCGGGTGTAGCCGTTCCAGTTCGCTACGATCGGGATGTTGCGGTGCATGTCGCCGTACAGGTTCAGCGATTTGACCACTTCCTGCCGGTAGGCTTTCAGGCCACAGTTGAAATCGTGGAGCTTGACGCCCGAAATCCAGCGGGCTACGCCATTGAACAGTTTGGTGGGCAGCGTTTTGGTAATAGGGTCGTAGCGTTTCTGCTTCCAGCCCGACACCAGATCGTAGCCCTGCTCGGTAATCATCCGGTACAACTCAGGAATCTCGTCGGGCGAGTCCTGCAAGTCGGCATCCATCGTGATCACCACGCGGCCCCGTGCGGCCTGAAAACCCACCTGTAAGGCGGCGGTTTTGCCCATATTTCGCGCAAACCGAATCGC comes from Fibrella aestuarina BUZ 2 and encodes:
- a CDS encoding LamG-like jellyroll fold domain-containing protein; the encoded protein is MRRHPIFNAAFCLLMACAWLWGCGAWELPPLKTQRICEKPGAKLIVDANQLQVKLSLGETHDIDSVRWDFGDGTTQKTNAQMSVSRTYSVPNTYTVNAILINTCGDQIPLSQVVKVTNVVKPSIVTLEDPDFLYTTARVRVQLVSTGNAAITRYGVCWSATNPSPSIENGDSSTVGSVPTPAVNTPITVPLTRLQANTTYWFRAFAMNAEGQIGYGLTLDRRTNRYPEFAIADVSCTADCFTTAHINWRTTDPGFPPVTQYGLAYSLTNSLPEVTTGPFVEAGGPNVPIDLSGLLTGRSYYMRLYARTTAGVYYAPGPAVVYQTQSALNRNLVLDLPFFDPQFNAPSLNDQSGNNNDGTQKNGFPLYTTDRKELAQHALRLQGRPNDYCYVADAPSLRPDAPLSISMWFQVGTPADTMALFSKARFADGSGEQYSCLLTNPDSPTERAISVFLRPGTNCPRGESARTISAVYKVPPFAYKGWNHLVMTFGNSAGSVVVTLYLNGEKLNIYTYSVAELLANDCQFGELKFGACNARTAYYFNGALDDIRLYRRELSDSEAKELASQ
- a CDS encoding asparaginase codes for the protein MLQLNKTPNPAGSVLVIYTGGTLGMVYDRQSGQLMPFDFSQVIDRVPEIQRLDFDISLITLEPILDSSDMKPAVWVRLAQLIYDHYDAFDSFVILHGTDTMAYTASALSFMFENLGKPVILTGAQLPIGVARTDARENLLTALEIAADRQDGRPVVPEVCLYFNSLLLRGNRAKKQESVHFNAFHSENYPHLAMAGVRIEYNRPFIARQAVGQPFGIQTAVDDRVAILKLFPGITPAVVKAILSIPGLRGIVLETFGAGNAPTDPWFAEALSETIGRGVVIVNVSQCEGGRVTQGQYQTSTRLQQIGVVSGADMTTEAAITKLMVLLGQFPYPGTVAQQLGVSLRGELSS
- a CDS encoding NUDIX hydrolase, whose protein sequence is MKVRPAVVLRQNDSVLLMHYRYGDTDVFALPGGNPDPGEDLEATLERELEEELGISIQVSQLLFCGVVNNGGRREDVLHCVFMGDWLGGDPALNPEHTTARAIVWQPLDTLPDLNLYPNVGEAILDYHAALLPTAYLGYIDQPFF
- a CDS encoding ThuA domain-containing protein, whose product is MRRLFCTVGLLAVAFCAQAQDALLIFSKTKGYRHASIGAGKRAIMKLGSENGFRTDTTEDASQFTLANLKRYKAVVWLSTTGDVLDSLQQQAFQQYIRQGGGYIGVHAAADTEYGWPWYNQLCGAYFLSHPKQQNADVVVVNKKHPSTKMLPDRWKRFDEWYSYKNIVEGPTVLATLDETTYEGGKNGANHPIAWYRTFDGGRSFYTGGGHTDESYTEPLFLQHLLGGIRWTMGKK
- a CDS encoding inorganic pyrophosphatase, coding for MQAEFSTKEIETTVKAQSKAHPWHGITPGDAAPDLLTAFIEIVPSDTVKYEIDKQTGYLKIDRPQKYSNIVPSLYGFIPQTYCGDGIAKLASDKTGRTIEEGDGDPLDICVLTEYTITHGDILLQARPIGGFRLIDKGEADDKIIAVLKGDAMYEAFNDLSELPDGIIDRLQHYFLTYKNLPDQPTVMELASIYGREEAHEVIRTAIEDYKAL
- a CDS encoding glycosyltransferase family 2 protein, with amino-acid sequence MQLTLLIPLFNEDESLPELHDWIVRVVTEQAYTYEILFIDDGSTDRSWDVIERLASVNPNVRAIRFARNMGKTAALQVGFQAARGRVVITMDADLQDSPDEIPELYRMITEQGYDLVSGWKQKRYDPITKTLPTKLFNGVARWISGVKLHDFNCGLKAYRQEVVKSLNLYGDMHRNIPIVANWNGYTRIGEKVVQHRARKYGSTKFGLERFINGFLDMLVIAFVHKFSKRPMHFFGGLGTLSFFLGLVSTVVIVGQKLYNISQGLRYRNATDNPLFYVALIAIVLGVQLFLAGFLAELYIRQASNRTAEYQIARKIGFSDTVTV